From Sporosarcina sp. Te-1, the proteins below share one genomic window:
- a CDS encoding YpdA family putative bacillithiol disulfide reductase: MVIKKDAIIVGGGPCGLSAAIELQKIGMDLVILEKGCIVNSIYQYPTHQTFFSSSIKLSIGDIPFITAKEKPKRLDALVYYRMVAELKNLPIHSNEKVGRISKKENEFIVSTNRAEYVSEYVVVATGYYDNPNRLDIPGEELPNVFHYFKEGHPYFQKKVVVIGGKNSAVDAALELQRAGAEVTVVYRGDSYSPSVKPWILPGFDSLVRNGSIGMHFNSSVVEITEKSVTIEKDGERFSIDNDYVFAMIGYHPDHDFLKHAGIQIDDASGRPLFDPSTMETSVDGLYIAGVIAAGNNANEIFIENGREHGGLIAKDIQTKRNV, translated from the coding sequence ATGGTCATAAAAAAAGATGCAATTATTGTGGGGGGAGGTCCATGCGGGCTTTCCGCTGCGATAGAATTGCAAAAAATTGGAATGGATCTTGTTATTTTAGAAAAGGGCTGCATTGTCAATTCCATCTATCAATACCCGACACATCAAACATTTTTTAGCTCCAGCATTAAGCTGTCGATAGGAGATATTCCATTTATTACAGCGAAAGAGAAACCAAAAAGATTGGATGCCCTCGTTTACTATCGAATGGTTGCAGAATTGAAGAACCTGCCGATTCATAGCAATGAGAAAGTGGGCCGAATTAGCAAAAAGGAAAATGAATTCATCGTCTCCACAAATAGGGCGGAGTATGTGTCCGAGTATGTTGTCGTTGCAACTGGCTATTACGACAATCCAAATCGACTGGACATACCAGGTGAAGAACTTCCTAACGTCTTTCATTACTTCAAAGAAGGGCATCCGTATTTTCAGAAAAAAGTTGTTGTCATCGGAGGTAAAAATTCAGCTGTCGATGCAGCTCTCGAACTTCAGAGAGCCGGGGCAGAAGTCACAGTTGTCTATCGCGGCGACAGCTATTCACCGAGTGTGAAGCCTTGGATTTTGCCTGGTTTCGACAGTCTTGTACGGAATGGTTCAATCGGCATGCATTTCAACTCTTCTGTCGTGGAAATTACAGAGAAATCAGTGACGATTGAAAAAGACGGCGAAAGATTTTCTATTGACAACGATTATGTCTTCGCGATGATTGGCTATCATCCCGATCATGATTTCTTGAAGCACGCCGGTATTCAGATTGATGATGCTAGCGGTCGACCTCTTTTTGATCCTTCTACTATGGAAACGTCAGTAGATGGGCTGTATATCGCAGGCGTCATCGCAGCCGGGAACAATGCAAATGAGATATTTATTGAAAACGGGAGAGAGCACGGAGGGCTTATAGCAAAAGACATTCAGACAAAAAGAAATGTATGA
- the rpsA gene encoding 30S ribosomal protein S1, giving the protein MTEEMNLDAMNGYKEGDRVTGKVTKIEDKSVTVEISGAPFDGVIPISELSSLHIEKAGDAVSVGDELELIITKVEEDNYVLSKRKVDAEDAWGDLEEKFNNNETIETEVKDVVKGGLVVDLGVRGFIPASLVEDHFVETFDDYKGRTMTFKIVEMDKEKNRLILSHRAVIQEEKSKQKEEVLDDLKEGQVLEGTVQRIASFGAFVDIGGVDGLVHISQLSHEHIDKVSDVLKEGDKVKVKVLSVDRDSERISLSIKDTLPGPWEDIEEKAPVGSVFEGTVKRLVSYGAFVEVLPGVEGLVHISRIAHEHIGTPHEVLEEGQKVKVKVLDVNSDEKRLSLSIKDLIEKEEEESYGDYEMKEETGFSLSDVIGDQLKKFSE; this is encoded by the coding sequence ATGACTGAAGAGATGAATTTGGATGCAATGAACGGATACAAAGAGGGTGACCGTGTCACTGGCAAAGTGACTAAGATTGAAGATAAATCCGTAACTGTTGAAATTTCAGGCGCTCCATTTGACGGCGTCATCCCAATCAGCGAGTTGTCCAGTCTTCATATCGAAAAAGCTGGAGACGCTGTTTCGGTAGGAGATGAACTTGAACTCATCATCACGAAAGTGGAAGAGGATAACTATGTTCTTTCGAAACGGAAAGTGGATGCGGAAGATGCATGGGGAGATCTTGAGGAAAAATTCAACAACAATGAAACGATCGAAACAGAAGTAAAAGATGTCGTTAAAGGCGGTTTGGTTGTCGACCTGGGCGTGAGAGGATTCATTCCTGCCTCCTTGGTGGAAGATCACTTCGTTGAAACATTCGATGATTATAAAGGACGCACGATGACGTTCAAAATTGTTGAAATGGATAAGGAGAAAAACCGTTTGATCCTATCCCACCGTGCTGTTATTCAAGAGGAGAAATCGAAACAGAAAGAAGAAGTGCTTGATGACCTGAAGGAAGGGCAAGTACTGGAAGGAACTGTTCAACGGATCGCCTCCTTCGGTGCATTTGTCGATATTGGCGGCGTGGATGGCCTGGTCCATATTTCACAACTATCCCATGAACATATCGATAAAGTGTCGGATGTTTTAAAAGAAGGAGATAAAGTGAAAGTAAAGGTTCTTTCTGTCGACCGTGATTCAGAACGTATTTCCTTGTCCATTAAAGATACTTTGCCTGGACCATGGGAAGATATCGAAGAGAAAGCACCAGTTGGTTCCGTATTTGAAGGAACGGTTAAGCGCCTTGTCTCCTATGGTGCATTTGTAGAAGTGCTGCCTGGTGTTGAAGGTCTTGTTCACATTTCCCGAATTGCTCACGAGCATATCGGTACACCGCATGAAGTGCTCGAAGAGGGACAAAAGGTAAAAGTAAAAGTTCTCGATGTGAATTCTGATGAGAAACGCCTCTCCTTGAGTATCAAAGATCTGATTGAAAAGGAAGAGGAAGAATCCTATGGCGATTACGAAATGAAAGAGGAAACAGGTTTCTCCTTAAGTGATGTCATCGGTGACCAGCTGAAGAAATTCTCAGAATGA
- a CDS encoding PepSY1/2 domain-containing protein yields the protein MKKIIFVLSFALVALAVFSYDKAKENDKLALALSGQYAKRMADASEKLDELNVSIEKSLLFNQSDGSKKAREDIWRLTSDIRSSIDSLPLDASVSTAWNNYLSRIGSYAKDADRLSNPGEYEKVMAKASNNLQMMSTDWQVATAGLVDGNYSMNEWVERLDANNSDIKWSQIGNSVKQYTESDFPLTASESDAMQKKDLQNITDAEVSQDEAVSIFKQVFPHVTNDVIGVEKSQPGAPYPFYHIRFASNQTVGYIDITEKGGHVLSYLADRPFGESTVSYDDMKERTEDFLKQAGYRDVVFEEARENANAWHFVYVRVEPLHNAKVFSDVIHVKTAKDTGEIVGLNAAEYIRKEKVEDQPTVKIDWKTFFNKGVNVEKEELAYVENEQLKQRLAYFLTVTKEDERGIGTYQVLVDTETKEVIKTEKLF from the coding sequence ATGAAAAAAATAATATTTGTTTTATCTTTTGCGCTCGTCGCTTTGGCTGTCTTTTCATATGATAAAGCGAAAGAAAATGACAAACTCGCTCTTGCGCTGAGTGGACAATACGCTAAGAGGATGGCCGATGCTTCGGAAAAGCTGGACGAATTGAATGTGTCGATAGAAAAGTCTCTGTTATTCAACCAATCGGATGGCTCAAAAAAAGCGAGGGAGGATATTTGGCGACTCACATCGGATATCCGGAGTTCTATTGATTCCCTGCCGCTAGATGCGAGCGTCTCCACAGCATGGAACAATTATTTAAGCCGGATTGGCAGTTATGCAAAAGATGCCGACCGTCTATCGAACCCAGGAGAATATGAGAAAGTCATGGCGAAGGCATCGAACAATCTTCAAATGATGTCAACAGATTGGCAAGTCGCCACAGCAGGACTCGTGGATGGCAATTATTCCATGAATGAATGGGTGGAACGACTGGACGCCAACAATTCGGACATAAAGTGGTCCCAAATTGGAAATTCCGTAAAACAATATACGGAAAGCGATTTTCCGTTAACAGCAAGCGAATCTGACGCGATGCAGAAAAAAGATTTACAAAACATCACAGACGCTGAAGTCTCACAAGATGAAGCGGTTTCTATCTTTAAACAAGTGTTTCCACATGTCACAAATGATGTGATCGGAGTGGAGAAAAGCCAACCAGGCGCTCCATATCCGTTCTATCATATTCGTTTTGCTTCCAATCAGACGGTGGGGTACATTGACATTACCGAAAAAGGAGGACATGTCCTCTCCTATTTGGCGGATCGCCCTTTTGGCGAATCGACTGTATCGTATGACGACATGAAAGAAAGAACAGAAGACTTTTTGAAACAGGCCGGCTATCGGGATGTTGTGTTCGAGGAAGCACGTGAAAACGCAAATGCCTGGCATTTTGTTTATGTCAGGGTCGAGCCTCTTCACAATGCGAAAGTTTTTTCGGATGTCATCCATGTAAAAACGGCTAAAGATACTGGCGAAATTGTCGGTTTGAATGCTGCGGAATATATACGCAAGGAAAAAGTCGAGGATCAACCAACTGTCAAGATTGACTGGAAGACGTTTTTTAATAAAGGCGTGAACGTAGAAAAAGAAGAATTGGCGTATGTGGAAAATGAACAATTAAAACAACGATTGGCTTATTTCTTGACTGTGACCAAGGAGGACGAAAGAGGGATAGGTACTTATCAGGTCCTCGTAGACACAGAAACGAAAGAAGTCATCAAGACGGAAAAACTTTTCTGA
- a CDS encoding NAD(P)H-dependent glycerol-3-phosphate dehydrogenase: MEKVTVIGAGSWGTALAFVLTDNGHDCLLWARREEQAAEINEQHTNQRYVPGIILPASLEATADLKKAVHHAEILIIAVPTKGIREICEEINGIVSGPKLFVHVSKGIEPNSLKRISEMMEEEIEEQNRQAIVVLSGPSHAEEVVLRHPTTVTAASDDLQAAEKVQDLFMNNHFRVYTNNDMLGVELGAALKNVIALAAGITDGLGYGDNAKAALITRGLAEITRLGVKMGAKPLTFSGLTGLGDLIVTCTSVHSRNWKAGHMLGQGKTLEEVISGMGMVIEGVRTTKAAHQLAQQMHVSMPLTEALYTVLFEDIPAKEAVDHLMSRMKKQEIEDIFG; encoded by the coding sequence ATGGAAAAAGTGACAGTAATCGGTGCAGGCAGCTGGGGAACTGCGCTCGCCTTCGTATTGACCGATAATGGACATGATTGTTTACTCTGGGCAAGACGAGAGGAACAGGCTGCTGAAATCAATGAGCAGCACACAAATCAGCGCTATGTCCCTGGCATAATATTGCCCGCGTCGTTGGAAGCGACAGCTGATTTAAAAAAGGCGGTCCACCATGCGGAGATCCTTATCATAGCTGTGCCGACAAAAGGAATCCGAGAGATTTGTGAGGAAATCAACGGCATCGTGAGCGGACCTAAATTATTCGTCCATGTCTCGAAAGGAATCGAGCCGAACTCTTTAAAACGGATTTCGGAAATGATGGAGGAAGAAATAGAGGAACAGAATCGGCAAGCTATTGTCGTCTTATCCGGACCTAGCCATGCTGAAGAAGTAGTTCTTCGCCATCCGACAACGGTAACTGCCGCATCGGATGATTTGCAAGCTGCTGAAAAGGTGCAAGACCTCTTTATGAATAACCATTTCAGGGTTTATACCAACAATGATATGTTGGGGGTTGAACTTGGGGCGGCATTGAAGAATGTCATAGCTTTGGCTGCTGGAATCACAGATGGCTTAGGCTATGGGGATAATGCGAAGGCGGCGCTCATAACGAGAGGTCTAGCTGAAATCACCCGCCTCGGAGTTAAAATGGGTGCGAAGCCTTTGACATTTTCCGGTTTGACAGGACTCGGTGACTTGATTGTGACATGCACGAGTGTCCATTCGAGAAATTGGAAGGCAGGACATATGCTCGGCCAGGGGAAGACCCTAGAAGAGGTCATTTCCGGCATGGGAATGGTCATCGAAGGTGTCCGTACCACAAAAGCCGCCCATCAGCTGGCACAACAGATGCACGTATCAATGCCGTTGACGGAAGCATTATATACGGTATTGTTTGAGGACATACCGGCTAAAGAAGCGGTGGATCATCTGATGAGCCGCATGAAAAAACAAGAGATAGAAGACATTTTCGGGTAA
- a CDS encoding DUF2768 domain-containing protein, with translation MSSLDKMWLSFYAMGFMAISMGLIYVSRHKLSNRLLKFLFAIVAYVLLILAFFAMVYIVFSGPTGGA, from the coding sequence TTGTCCTCACTGGATAAAATGTGGCTGTCGTTCTATGCGATGGGTTTCATGGCCATTTCCATGGGCCTCATTTATGTAAGCCGACATAAGCTTTCCAATCGGCTGCTGAAGTTTTTATTTGCAATAGTAGCCTATGTTTTACTAATCCTCGCATTTTTCGCGATGGTCTATATCGTGTTCAGCGGTCCTACCGGAGGTGCGTAA
- the cmk gene encoding (d)CMP kinase, whose protein sequence is MSKGIKIAIDGPAAAGKSTIAKRIAEKLDFTYIDTGAMYRALTHKALINDINITSDHELTSLLQQTDIRLQPSLNGQIVFIDGKDCTDVIRSQQVTSNVSEVSAHENVRHLMVDKQRKLADTTGVVMDGRDIGTAVLPDAELKVFMTASVEERALRRHQEDQKRGIHTPIEQLKAQIAERDRADSERKVSPLKKAEDAIIIDTTSMTIEEVIDEIIGLAEMRMKR, encoded by the coding sequence ATGTCAAAAGGGATAAAGATTGCAATTGACGGACCTGCAGCTGCAGGGAAGAGCACAATTGCCAAACGCATTGCTGAAAAATTGGATTTCACTTACATTGATACCGGCGCTATGTACCGTGCTTTAACACATAAAGCGCTCATCAATGACATAAATATTACTAGTGATCACGAACTGACCTCACTTTTACAGCAGACAGACATTCGTCTGCAGCCATCCCTAAATGGCCAGATTGTTTTTATTGATGGTAAGGATTGCACAGATGTGATCCGCTCACAGCAGGTCACATCCAATGTTTCTGAAGTGTCCGCACATGAAAATGTCCGTCATTTGATGGTGGATAAACAACGGAAGCTGGCAGATACCACAGGTGTCGTCATGGATGGACGGGATATCGGGACGGCAGTCTTGCCGGACGCTGAACTCAAGGTTTTCATGACAGCCTCAGTGGAGGAGCGGGCTTTGCGACGACATCAGGAAGATCAGAAACGTGGGATTCATACACCGATTGAACAATTGAAGGCACAGATAGCAGAACGGGACAGGGCTGACAGCGAAAGGAAAGTTTCGCCGCTGAAAAAGGCGGAGGATGCAATCATTATCGACACGACTTCCATGACAATTGAAGAAGTAATCGATGAAATTATCGGCCTTGCTGAAATGAGGATGAAAAGATGA
- the der gene encoding ribosome biogenesis GTPase Der, translating to MTKPTVAIVGRPNVGKSTIFNRIVGERISIVEDVAGVTRDRIYSSADWLAHEFNLIDTGGIDIGDEPFLEQIRLQAEIAIDEADVIIFLTNGRDGVTDADEQVAKMLYKTKKPVVLAVNKIDNPDMRDMIYDFYSLGFGDPYPISGSHGIGLGDLLDAVAASFPEPIEEEEEDDVIRFSLIGRPNVGKSSLVNALLGEERVIVSDVAGTTRDAIDTSYEYEGQKYKIIDTAGMRKKGKVYESTEKYSVLRALKAIDRSDVVLIVLNGEEGLREQDKRIAGYAEEAGKGVMFVVNKWDAVEKDEKTMNRFNEDIRKEFQFLDYAPVAYVSAKTKQRVRTLFDTIKLISENHALRIQSSVLNEVIEDAVARNPAPSDKGRRLRIYYVTQVAVKPPVFVVFVNEPELMHFSYERFLQNRLREAFGFEGTPIRLITRARS from the coding sequence ATGACGAAACCAACAGTGGCGATTGTCGGAAGACCGAATGTCGGGAAATCGACAATCTTTAACCGGATAGTAGGAGAACGGATATCAATCGTAGAAGATGTGGCGGGTGTAACCCGCGATCGTATCTACAGCTCCGCAGACTGGTTGGCACATGAATTTAATTTGATTGATACGGGCGGTATCGATATTGGCGATGAACCTTTTCTTGAGCAGATCCGCCTTCAAGCGGAAATTGCCATTGATGAGGCGGATGTCATCATTTTCCTTACGAATGGCCGTGACGGCGTGACGGATGCGGATGAACAAGTCGCTAAAATGTTATATAAGACGAAAAAACCTGTTGTTTTGGCGGTTAACAAAATCGACAACCCGGATATGCGGGATATGATCTATGACTTCTATTCTCTAGGGTTTGGAGACCCGTATCCAATTTCCGGTTCCCATGGGATCGGTCTTGGTGACCTGCTTGATGCCGTGGCTGCCAGCTTCCCGGAACCGATTGAAGAAGAAGAGGAAGATGATGTCATCCGATTCTCGTTGATCGGTCGGCCGAATGTCGGAAAGTCTTCCCTCGTCAATGCTTTGCTCGGGGAAGAGCGTGTTATTGTAAGTGATGTGGCCGGCACGACCCGCGATGCTATTGATACGTCGTATGAATACGAAGGACAGAAGTATAAGATCATTGATACAGCGGGTATGCGTAAAAAAGGGAAAGTATATGAGAGCACGGAAAAGTACAGTGTATTGCGTGCGCTAAAGGCGATTGATCGTTCCGATGTCGTCCTTATCGTTTTAAATGGTGAAGAGGGATTGCGTGAACAGGATAAGCGTATTGCAGGCTATGCGGAAGAAGCGGGCAAAGGTGTCATGTTCGTCGTGAACAAATGGGATGCAGTTGAAAAAGATGAAAAGACGATGAACCGTTTTAACGAGGATATCCGGAAGGAATTTCAATTTCTCGATTATGCGCCGGTTGCCTATGTATCAGCCAAAACAAAGCAGCGTGTTCGCACCTTATTCGATACGATTAAATTGATCAGTGAAAACCACGCACTCCGAATCCAATCCAGTGTGCTTAACGAAGTGATCGAGGATGCGGTTGCAAGAAACCCTGCACCATCCGACAAAGGGCGCAGACTCCGTATTTACTATGTAACGCAAGTGGCGGTAAAGCCCCCTGTATTTGTCGTTTTCGTCAACGAACCCGAATTGATGCATTTTTCATATGAACGATTTTTACAAAACAGACTTCGAGAAGCTTTCGGATTTGAAGGGACGCCAATCCGGCTGATTACAAGAGCACGAAGCTGA
- the prsW gene encoding glutamic-type intramembrane protease PrsW, with the protein MIILLTVAIAPGLALFSYLYLRKQIATEPSKTLFQTFIYGAVMTFPIMFMQHVFEEEHIFSNEFIRNAVFTSWLEEFFKWLILVIAIYRHIEFEDAYDGILYGASVSLGFATVENILYLLTFGLDTAFLRALLPVSSHALFGVVMGYYFGRAKFTTRSNKKGMLLFALFAPFMLHFIYNGILAVNDFSLYLIIPFMLFLWWFGLTRVKYAHTFAMQQFRKRAQLQK; encoded by the coding sequence ATGATTATTTTGCTAACTGTGGCAATTGCGCCTGGCTTGGCGCTTTTCAGCTATCTCTATTTGCGTAAACAAATCGCTACAGAGCCTTCTAAAACGTTGTTCCAAACTTTTATTTATGGAGCCGTCATGACTTTCCCAATCATGTTCATGCAGCATGTTTTTGAGGAAGAACATATATTTTCAAATGAATTCATCCGCAATGCGGTCTTTACCAGCTGGCTAGAGGAGTTTTTTAAATGGTTGATCTTAGTGATCGCCATTTACAGACATATTGAATTTGAAGACGCCTATGACGGTATTTTGTATGGAGCTAGTGTTTCTTTGGGTTTTGCTACTGTCGAAAATATCTTATATCTGCTTACATTTGGTTTGGATACCGCCTTTTTGCGTGCTCTTTTACCTGTATCCAGCCATGCTTTGTTTGGTGTTGTTATGGGTTATTATTTCGGCAGGGCCAAGTTCACCACTCGATCGAATAAGAAAGGGATGCTGTTGTTTGCCCTGTTCGCTCCATTTATGCTTCATTTCATCTATAATGGCATACTGGCGGTTAATGATTTTTCGTTGTATTTAATTATTCCGTTTATGTTATTTCTATGGTGGTTTGGTTTAACACGAGTGAAATATGCACATACCTTTGCGATGCAGCAGTTTAGAAAAAGAGCTCAATTACAGAAATGA
- a CDS encoding flagellar brake protein, with translation MRLSIGSSVIIDKDLTENSDKYKSKVVDIGPDHFMIDYPIHMETDRTAFFMDGTQLLVTFVDQLKMSYAFRTEVKGRVNRGIPMLQLSYPGDHELIKIQRREYVRVETPIDVAVNDGSGFDQFVAEDISAGGIALHLGRKEEFEENQKLSLFIALPFLNDDIHYVRTEALSVRSWEQDGRRLASLQFTEMMDADRQHIIRFCFERQLQRRKEAL, from the coding sequence ATGAGACTTTCGATCGGTTCCTCGGTAATTATTGATAAGGATCTTACCGAGAATAGTGATAAGTATAAAAGTAAAGTGGTTGACATAGGACCGGATCACTTCATGATTGATTATCCTATCCATATGGAGACGGATCGTACGGCTTTTTTCATGGATGGGACCCAGTTATTAGTTACATTTGTTGATCAACTTAAAATGTCCTATGCGTTTCGGACTGAAGTGAAAGGCAGGGTCAATCGGGGCATTCCCATGCTCCAGCTCTCCTATCCGGGAGATCATGAATTGATAAAAATTCAGCGCAGGGAGTATGTCAGGGTCGAGACACCAATTGACGTAGCTGTTAACGATGGCAGTGGGTTCGATCAATTTGTCGCAGAAGATATTAGTGCGGGAGGAATTGCATTGCATCTGGGGCGAAAGGAAGAATTTGAGGAAAATCAAAAATTATCCTTGTTTATTGCATTGCCGTTCCTGAATGATGACATCCATTATGTCCGTACAGAAGCGCTGTCTGTTCGGTCGTGGGAACAAGACGGAAGAAGGCTGGCCTCCTTGCAATTCACCGAGATGATGGATGCCGACCGCCAACACATCATTCGTTTTTGCTTTGAACGCCAATTGCAAAGACGTAAGGAAGCACTATAA
- a CDS encoding 1-acyl-sn-glycerol-3-phosphate acyltransferase: MNLYPLGKFLVSTIFFPLYRIKVIGKENFPVEGGVLLCANHIDNFDPPVVGITCPRTVHFMAKEELFQAPVLKSILPSVNAYPVKRGMSDREAFRTTLKLLKDGKVVGLFPEGTRSKTGELGKGLAGAGFFALKGNATVMPCAIVGSYKPFRQLRVVYGKPLDMTEYRERKASAEEVTEVIMDAIRQLLEKNK; this comes from the coding sequence ATGAACTTATATCCTTTAGGCAAATTTCTTGTTAGCACGATCTTTTTCCCTTTGTACCGCATCAAAGTGATCGGTAAAGAAAATTTTCCAGTTGAGGGCGGGGTGTTGCTTTGTGCAAATCACATAGATAATTTTGATCCGCCTGTCGTAGGGATCACTTGTCCTCGCACGGTCCATTTCATGGCGAAGGAAGAGTTGTTTCAAGCTCCTGTCTTAAAAAGTATTCTTCCAAGTGTCAATGCCTATCCTGTCAAAAGAGGAATGAGCGATCGAGAGGCATTCCGTACGACACTGAAGTTATTGAAAGATGGGAAAGTAGTCGGTCTATTTCCAGAAGGTACGAGAAGTAAGACAGGCGAACTCGGCAAAGGGCTTGCGGGTGCCGGTTTCTTTGCGTTGAAAGGAAATGCTACAGTCATGCCTTGCGCTATTGTAGGCTCGTACAAGCCTTTTAGACAATTAAGGGTTGTCTATGGCAAGCCTTTGGACATGACTGAATATCGCGAAAGAAAAGCGTCTGCTGAAGAAGTGACAGAAGTGATCATGGATGCCATTCGGCAATTGCTCGAAAAAAATAAATAA
- a CDS encoding metallophosphoesterase: MKGLLKLTGIFFLAASGLAVCMLMNARQRNVRFHELEVADETDDRKKLTVLFISDIHRRVIDKRLLKKIKKHGWLDVIIIGGDLAERGVPIQRVEQNVRELAVLGKSLYYIWGNNDREVGETSIRDIVAKYNGIILDNMNVPIPEHPDWCIVGTDDPSSKNVDVHSAMGGTDQFEHILVATHTPSLFRKIKDYANPTIMMAGHTHGGQIRFGPFGLHDKGAFTIQNRSAQLISNGYGTSLLPLRLGAPPECHILHIYY; this comes from the coding sequence ATGAAAGGATTATTAAAACTAACCGGCATATTCTTTTTAGCAGCGAGTGGTCTGGCTGTCTGCATGTTGATGAATGCGCGACAGAGAAATGTCAGATTTCACGAACTGGAAGTAGCCGACGAGACCGATGACCGAAAGAAATTGACTGTTTTATTCATATCCGATATTCATCGGCGAGTAATCGACAAACGATTGCTGAAAAAAATTAAAAAACACGGTTGGCTGGATGTAATCATTATCGGCGGTGATTTGGCAGAACGGGGCGTTCCCATCCAACGAGTGGAACAGAATGTTAGGGAATTAGCGGTTCTGGGCAAGAGCCTGTATTATATTTGGGGTAATAATGATCGGGAAGTCGGAGAAACATCAATCCGCGATATTGTTGCCAAGTACAATGGCATCATTTTGGATAATATGAATGTTCCGATACCTGAACATCCCGATTGGTGCATTGTTGGAACAGATGATCCATCCAGCAAGAATGTTGATGTTCACTCAGCAATGGGTGGAACGGATCAGTTTGAACATATTCTAGTGGCAACCCATACACCCTCGTTATTTCGCAAAATAAAGGACTATGCAAATCCGACAATTATGATGGCGGGTCACACGCATGGAGGGCAGATCCGATTTGGGCCATTTGGGTTGCACGATAAAGGGGCATTCACTATACAAAACAGATCGGCTCAATTAATTAGCAACGGTTATGGAACTTCTTTGCTTCCGTTAAGGTTAGGAGCGCCTCCTGAATGTCATATTTTACACATATATTATTGA
- the sleB gene encoding spore cortex-lytic enzyme has protein sequence MDPSKAFSARDLGRGATGDDVIELQARLQYIGFYKGTIDGKFGYGTYWALRNFQEKYGLPIDGIAGGNTKKKLTSVSEYNEKFVMDNLAKGNQFTHYGGTPLAAQVKQGASKPEQAHLPSKYSEQDLKLMANAVYGEARGEPYEGQVAVAAVILNRVEHPDFPNTVGGVIFQPGAFTAVADGQIWLTPNERAKEAVLDALNGWDPSENSIYYFNPVTATSKWIWSRPQVKKIGMHIFCH, from the coding sequence ATGGATCCTTCCAAAGCTTTTTCCGCGAGGGATTTAGGAAGAGGAGCGACGGGTGATGATGTTATCGAGTTGCAGGCAAGGCTACAGTATATCGGTTTCTACAAGGGCACAATAGATGGGAAATTCGGATATGGCACATATTGGGCTCTTCGCAACTTTCAAGAGAAGTATGGATTGCCGATTGACGGTATTGCTGGTGGGAACACGAAGAAAAAACTCACTTCTGTATCTGAGTACAATGAAAAATTTGTCATGGACAATTTGGCAAAAGGAAATCAATTTACACACTATGGAGGCACGCCGCTTGCCGCTCAAGTGAAACAGGGGGCAAGCAAACCGGAACAAGCGCATCTCCCATCCAAATACTCGGAACAAGATTTAAAGTTGATGGCAAACGCAGTATATGGAGAAGCAAGAGGAGAACCGTATGAGGGCCAGGTTGCGGTTGCAGCTGTCATACTGAACCGCGTAGAACATCCTGATTTTCCGAACACGGTCGGTGGCGTCATTTTCCAGCCGGGTGCCTTTACTGCCGTAGCCGACGGACAAATATGGCTGACACCGAACGAACGCGCAAAGGAAGCCGTCCTAGATGCGTTGAATGGCTGGGATCCGAGTGAAAACTCGATCTATTACTTCAACCCGGTCACTGCGACGAGTAAATGGATTTGGTCACGGCCGCAAGTCAAGAAGATCGGAATGCATATTTTCTGTCATTGA